One region of Sebastes fasciatus isolate fSebFas1 chromosome 1, fSebFas1.pri, whole genome shotgun sequence genomic DNA includes:
- the LOC141766204 gene encoding uncharacterized protein LOC141766204 isoform X3, translating to MSGNDTEEPMDCSEGSDDQQPSTFLKSTEPLMTSSKKKDEEVQVALSVWWSKGVHPQKYKSELQKVLQIWFSNNKEFKGDCTVLDAKDGSAVVRLKPLPAASELQKLIGQTLTKKYKKVVKILSVSVTLLETQIPEDAPMNLPPSYVSEPQDEQVQLGEQSSAASTAGEETCSVPVAHFWYLNHIYKEEMNRIEKENGVKMEAEVKVTFQADRKDAGPQKALNEFISLVQKSLGESDGSLIPLKNVDPEEWKDVLKIAQTKENKLLLTVSSEEMTACGPMQSQDAIKKSLHAAISTSTSVGESTWASQDTKLNTSIKDPLVSTGLAMEESYWKLMTTSFSEQPLMTPSKNKDEVQVTLSVKWSEGVQLQKYKTELEKVLQSWANNNKEFDGDCTVLSVSEDVSAVVHFKPAPAVCVLQKLCGQTLTKKDKKVVTILSVSLTPLETQVPEDAPMNLPPSYVSEPQDEQVQLGQQSSAASTAGEDTCSVPVGLFWYANHIYKEEIKRIVKDNGVKMEAEVKVTFQADRKDAGPQKALSEFINLVQKCLGESDGSPIPLKNVDPKEWKDVLKIAQTKENKLLLTVSSEEMTACGPMQSQDAIKKSLHAAISTSTSVGESTWASQDTMLNIGTNIKDPLVSTGLTMEESYWKLMTTSFSEQVAKIKTKFGVDFKESGVSQGKVKVKACYKSSGGNVSMESHAVRALLHLYQKTATVNMPSKSP from the exons ATGTCAGGCAATGATACAGAGGAGCCCATGGAC TGCTCTGAGGGCAGTGATGATCAGCAGCCTTCAACATTTCTCAAGTCTACTGAG CCTCTGATGACTTCATCAAAGAAGAAAGATGAAGAAGTTCAAGTTGCTCTCTCAGTCTGGTGGTCAAAGGGAGTTCATCCGCAGAAATATAAATCAGAACTGCAGAAAGTTCTTCAGATTTGGTTCAGCAACAACAAAGAATTCAAAGGAGACTGCACAGTTTTAGATGCTAAAGATGGGAGCGCTGTGGTACGTCTCAAACCCTTGCCAG CCGCGAGTGAGCTTCAGAAACTGATTGGACAAACACTGACCAAGAAATATAAGAAAGTAGTCAAAATACTGTCTGTTAGTGTGACACTGCTGGAGACACAAATACCAGAGGATGCTCCTATGAACCTTCCTCCTTCATACGTGTCAGAGCCACAAGAT GAGCAAGTGCAACTGGGGGAGCAGAGTAGTGCAGCTTCCAcagcaggagaggagacatGTTCTGTCCCAGTGGCCCATTTCTGGTACTTGAACCACATCTACAAGGAGGAAATGAACCGTATAGAGAAAGAGAACGGAGTTAAAATGGAGGCAGAAGTAAAGGTGACATTTCAAGCCGACCGGAAAGATGCAGGCCCACAAAAAGCTCTCAACGAGTTCATTAGCCTTGTCCAGAAAAGCTTAGGTGAATCAGATGGCTCCCTTATTCCTCTCAAGAACGTAGATCCAGAAGAGTGGAAGGACGTGCTGAAAATCGCCCAGACGAAGGAGAACAAGCTTTTGCTTACTGTATCCTCTGAAGAAATGACCGCATGTGGGCCAATGCAGAGTCAAGATGCCATCAAAAAGTCCTTACATGCAGCAATAAGTACCAGCACTTCTGTTGGAGAGTCTACCTGGGCGTCTCAAGACACAAAGCTGAACACGAGCATCAAAGACCCTCTCGTCAGTACTGGACTTGCCATGGAGGAGAGCTACTGGAAGCTGATGACGACTTCCTTCAGTGAGCAG CCTCTGATGACTCCATCAAAGAACAAAGATGAAGTTCAAGTCACTCTCTCAGTCAAGTGGTCAGAGGGAGTTCAACTgcagaaatataaaacagaacTGGAGAAAGTTCTTCAGAGTTgggccaacaacaacaaagaattCGATGGAGACTGCACAGTTTTAAGTGTCTCGGAAGATGTGAGCGCTGTGGTCCATTTCAAACCCGCTCCAG ctgtgtgtgtgcttcagaAACTGTGTGGACAAACACTGACTAAGAAAGATAAGAAAGTAGTCACAATACTCTCTGTTAGTCTGACACCGCTGGAGACACAAGTACCAGAGGATGCTCCTATGAACCTTCCTCCTTCATACGTGTCGGAGCCTCAAGAT GAGCAAGTGCAACTGGGGCAGCAGAGTAGTGCAGCTTCCACAGCAGGAGAGGACACATGTTCTGTCCCAGTGGGCCTTTTCTGGTACGCGAACCACATCTACAAGGAGGAAATTAAGCGTATAGTGAAAGACAACGGAGTTAAAATGGAGGCAGAAGTAAAGGTGACATTTCAAGCTGACCGTAAAGATGCAGGCCCACAAAAAGCTCTCTCCGAGTTCATTAACCTTGTCCAGAAGTGCTTAGGTGAATCAGATGGCTCCCCTATTCCTCTCAAGAACGTAGATCCAAAAGAGTGGAAGGACGTGCTGAAAATCGCCCAGACGAAGGAGAACAAGCTTTTGCTTACTGTATCCTCTGAAGAAATGACCGCATGTGGGCCAATGCAAAGTCAAGATGCCATCAAAAAGTCCTTACATGCAGCAATAAGTACCAGCACTTCAGTTGGAGAGTCTACCTGGGCGTCTCAAGACACAATGCTGAACATTGGCACGAACATCAAAGACCCTCTCGTCAGTACTGGACTAACCATGGAGGAGAGCTACTGGAAGCTGATGACAACTTCCTTCAGTGAGCAGGTAGCTAAGATCAAAACCAAGTTCGGCGTCGACTTTAAAGAATCAGGCGTCAGCCAAGgcaaagtcaaagtcaaagcTTGCTACAAAAGCTCTGGAGGAAACGTGTCAATGGAGAGCCACGCTGTCAGAGCTCTCCTTCATCTGTACCAGAAGACCGCCACAGTCAACATGCCATCAAAAAGTCCTTAA
- the LOC141766204 gene encoding uncharacterized protein LOC141766204 isoform X4, with the protein MSGNDTEEPMDCSEGSDDQQPSTFLKSTEPLMTSSKKKDEEVQVALSVWWSKGVHPQKYKSELQKVLQIWFSNNKEFKGDCTVLDAKDGSAVVRLKPLPAASELQKLIGQTLTKKYKKVVKILSVSVTLLETQIPEDAPMNLPPSYVSEPQDEQVQLGEQSSAASTAGEETCSVPVAHFWYLNHIYKEEMNRIEKENGVKMEAEVKVTFQADRKDAGPQKALNEFISLVQKSLGESDGSLIPLKNVDPEEWKDVLKIAQTKENKLLLTVSSEEMTACGPMQSQDAIKKSLHAAISTSTSVGESTWASQDTKLNTSIKDPLVSTGLAMEESYWKLMTTSFSEQNKDEVQVTLSVKWSEGVQLQKYKTELEKVLQSWANNNKEFDGDCTVLSVSEDVSAVVHFKPAPAVCVLQKLCGQTLTKKDKKVVTILSVSLTPLETQVPEDAPMNLPPSYVSEPQDEQVQLGQQSSAASTAGEDTCSVPVGLFWYANHIYKEEIKRIVKDNGVKMEAEVKVTFQADRKDAGPQKALSEFINLVQKCLGESDGSPIPLKNVDPKEWKDVLKIAQTKENKLLLTVSSEEMTACGPMQSQDAIKKSLHAAISTSTSVGESTWASQDTMLNIGTNIKDPLVSTGLTMEESYWKLMTTSFSEQVAKIKTKFGVDFKESGVSQGKVKVKACYKSSGGNVSMESHAVRALLHLYQKTATVNMPSKSP; encoded by the exons ATGTCAGGCAATGATACAGAGGAGCCCATGGAC TGCTCTGAGGGCAGTGATGATCAGCAGCCTTCAACATTTCTCAAGTCTACTGAG CCTCTGATGACTTCATCAAAGAAGAAAGATGAAGAAGTTCAAGTTGCTCTCTCAGTCTGGTGGTCAAAGGGAGTTCATCCGCAGAAATATAAATCAGAACTGCAGAAAGTTCTTCAGATTTGGTTCAGCAACAACAAAGAATTCAAAGGAGACTGCACAGTTTTAGATGCTAAAGATGGGAGCGCTGTGGTACGTCTCAAACCCTTGCCAG CCGCGAGTGAGCTTCAGAAACTGATTGGACAAACACTGACCAAGAAATATAAGAAAGTAGTCAAAATACTGTCTGTTAGTGTGACACTGCTGGAGACACAAATACCAGAGGATGCTCCTATGAACCTTCCTCCTTCATACGTGTCAGAGCCACAAGAT GAGCAAGTGCAACTGGGGGAGCAGAGTAGTGCAGCTTCCAcagcaggagaggagacatGTTCTGTCCCAGTGGCCCATTTCTGGTACTTGAACCACATCTACAAGGAGGAAATGAACCGTATAGAGAAAGAGAACGGAGTTAAAATGGAGGCAGAAGTAAAGGTGACATTTCAAGCCGACCGGAAAGATGCAGGCCCACAAAAAGCTCTCAACGAGTTCATTAGCCTTGTCCAGAAAAGCTTAGGTGAATCAGATGGCTCCCTTATTCCTCTCAAGAACGTAGATCCAGAAGAGTGGAAGGACGTGCTGAAAATCGCCCAGACGAAGGAGAACAAGCTTTTGCTTACTGTATCCTCTGAAGAAATGACCGCATGTGGGCCAATGCAGAGTCAAGATGCCATCAAAAAGTCCTTACATGCAGCAATAAGTACCAGCACTTCTGTTGGAGAGTCTACCTGGGCGTCTCAAGACACAAAGCTGAACACGAGCATCAAAGACCCTCTCGTCAGTACTGGACTTGCCATGGAGGAGAGCTACTGGAAGCTGATGACGACTTCCTTCAGTGAGCAG AACAAAGATGAAGTTCAAGTCACTCTCTCAGTCAAGTGGTCAGAGGGAGTTCAACTgcagaaatataaaacagaacTGGAGAAAGTTCTTCAGAGTTgggccaacaacaacaaagaattCGATGGAGACTGCACAGTTTTAAGTGTCTCGGAAGATGTGAGCGCTGTGGTCCATTTCAAACCCGCTCCAG ctgtgtgtgtgcttcagaAACTGTGTGGACAAACACTGACTAAGAAAGATAAGAAAGTAGTCACAATACTCTCTGTTAGTCTGACACCGCTGGAGACACAAGTACCAGAGGATGCTCCTATGAACCTTCCTCCTTCATACGTGTCGGAGCCTCAAGAT GAGCAAGTGCAACTGGGGCAGCAGAGTAGTGCAGCTTCCACAGCAGGAGAGGACACATGTTCTGTCCCAGTGGGCCTTTTCTGGTACGCGAACCACATCTACAAGGAGGAAATTAAGCGTATAGTGAAAGACAACGGAGTTAAAATGGAGGCAGAAGTAAAGGTGACATTTCAAGCTGACCGTAAAGATGCAGGCCCACAAAAAGCTCTCTCCGAGTTCATTAACCTTGTCCAGAAGTGCTTAGGTGAATCAGATGGCTCCCCTATTCCTCTCAAGAACGTAGATCCAAAAGAGTGGAAGGACGTGCTGAAAATCGCCCAGACGAAGGAGAACAAGCTTTTGCTTACTGTATCCTCTGAAGAAATGACCGCATGTGGGCCAATGCAAAGTCAAGATGCCATCAAAAAGTCCTTACATGCAGCAATAAGTACCAGCACTTCAGTTGGAGAGTCTACCTGGGCGTCTCAAGACACAATGCTGAACATTGGCACGAACATCAAAGACCCTCTCGTCAGTACTGGACTAACCATGGAGGAGAGCTACTGGAAGCTGATGACAACTTCCTTCAGTGAGCAGGTAGCTAAGATCAAAACCAAGTTCGGCGTCGACTTTAAAGAATCAGGCGTCAGCCAAGgcaaagtcaaagtcaaagcTTGCTACAAAAGCTCTGGAGGAAACGTGTCAATGGAGAGCCACGCTGTCAGAGCTCTCCTTCATCTGTACCAGAAGACCGCCACAGTCAACATGCCATCAAAAAGTCCTTAA
- the LOC141766204 gene encoding uncharacterized protein LOC141766204 isoform X2 codes for MSGNDTEEPMDCSEGSDDQQPSTFLKSTEMPSGAPEDTEGHQRTPEDTEPLMTSSKKKDEEVQVALSVWWSKGVHPQKYKSELQKVLQIWFSNNKEFKGDCTVLDAKDGSAVVRLKPLPAASELQKLIGQTLTKKYKKVVKILSVSVTLLETQIPEDAPMNLPPSYVSEPQDEQVQLGEQSSAASTAGEETCSVPVAHFWYLNHIYKEEMNRIEKENGVKMEAEVKVTFQADRKDAGPQKALNEFISLVQKSLGESDGSLIPLKNVDPEEWKDVLKIAQTKENKLLLTVSSEEMTACGPMQSQDAIKKSLHAAISTSTSVGESTWASQDTKLNTSIKDPLVSTGLAMEESYWKLMTTSFSEQNKDEVQVTLSVKWSEGVQLQKYKTELEKVLQSWANNNKEFDGDCTVLSVSEDVSAVVHFKPAPAVCVLQKLCGQTLTKKDKKVVTILSVSLTPLETQVPEDAPMNLPPSYVSEPQDEQVQLGQQSSAASTAGEDTCSVPVGLFWYANHIYKEEIKRIVKDNGVKMEAEVKVTFQADRKDAGPQKALSEFINLVQKCLGESDGSPIPLKNVDPKEWKDVLKIAQTKENKLLLTVSSEEMTACGPMQSQDAIKKSLHAAISTSTSVGESTWASQDTMLNIGTNIKDPLVSTGLTMEESYWKLMTTSFSEQVAKIKTKFGVDFKESGVSQGKVKVKACYKSSGGNVSMESHAVRALLHLYQKTATVNMPSKSP; via the exons ATGTCAGGCAATGATACAGAGGAGCCCATGGAC TGCTCTGAGGGCAGTGATGATCAGCAGCCTTCAACATTTCTCAAGTCTACTGAG atgccatcaggggcaccggaggacaccgaaggacaccagaggacaccagaggacacagag CCTCTGATGACTTCATCAAAGAAGAAAGATGAAGAAGTTCAAGTTGCTCTCTCAGTCTGGTGGTCAAAGGGAGTTCATCCGCAGAAATATAAATCAGAACTGCAGAAAGTTCTTCAGATTTGGTTCAGCAACAACAAAGAATTCAAAGGAGACTGCACAGTTTTAGATGCTAAAGATGGGAGCGCTGTGGTACGTCTCAAACCCTTGCCAG CCGCGAGTGAGCTTCAGAAACTGATTGGACAAACACTGACCAAGAAATATAAGAAAGTAGTCAAAATACTGTCTGTTAGTGTGACACTGCTGGAGACACAAATACCAGAGGATGCTCCTATGAACCTTCCTCCTTCATACGTGTCAGAGCCACAAGAT GAGCAAGTGCAACTGGGGGAGCAGAGTAGTGCAGCTTCCAcagcaggagaggagacatGTTCTGTCCCAGTGGCCCATTTCTGGTACTTGAACCACATCTACAAGGAGGAAATGAACCGTATAGAGAAAGAGAACGGAGTTAAAATGGAGGCAGAAGTAAAGGTGACATTTCAAGCCGACCGGAAAGATGCAGGCCCACAAAAAGCTCTCAACGAGTTCATTAGCCTTGTCCAGAAAAGCTTAGGTGAATCAGATGGCTCCCTTATTCCTCTCAAGAACGTAGATCCAGAAGAGTGGAAGGACGTGCTGAAAATCGCCCAGACGAAGGAGAACAAGCTTTTGCTTACTGTATCCTCTGAAGAAATGACCGCATGTGGGCCAATGCAGAGTCAAGATGCCATCAAAAAGTCCTTACATGCAGCAATAAGTACCAGCACTTCTGTTGGAGAGTCTACCTGGGCGTCTCAAGACACAAAGCTGAACACGAGCATCAAAGACCCTCTCGTCAGTACTGGACTTGCCATGGAGGAGAGCTACTGGAAGCTGATGACGACTTCCTTCAGTGAGCAG AACAAAGATGAAGTTCAAGTCACTCTCTCAGTCAAGTGGTCAGAGGGAGTTCAACTgcagaaatataaaacagaacTGGAGAAAGTTCTTCAGAGTTgggccaacaacaacaaagaattCGATGGAGACTGCACAGTTTTAAGTGTCTCGGAAGATGTGAGCGCTGTGGTCCATTTCAAACCCGCTCCAG ctgtgtgtgtgcttcagaAACTGTGTGGACAAACACTGACTAAGAAAGATAAGAAAGTAGTCACAATACTCTCTGTTAGTCTGACACCGCTGGAGACACAAGTACCAGAGGATGCTCCTATGAACCTTCCTCCTTCATACGTGTCGGAGCCTCAAGAT GAGCAAGTGCAACTGGGGCAGCAGAGTAGTGCAGCTTCCACAGCAGGAGAGGACACATGTTCTGTCCCAGTGGGCCTTTTCTGGTACGCGAACCACATCTACAAGGAGGAAATTAAGCGTATAGTGAAAGACAACGGAGTTAAAATGGAGGCAGAAGTAAAGGTGACATTTCAAGCTGACCGTAAAGATGCAGGCCCACAAAAAGCTCTCTCCGAGTTCATTAACCTTGTCCAGAAGTGCTTAGGTGAATCAGATGGCTCCCCTATTCCTCTCAAGAACGTAGATCCAAAAGAGTGGAAGGACGTGCTGAAAATCGCCCAGACGAAGGAGAACAAGCTTTTGCTTACTGTATCCTCTGAAGAAATGACCGCATGTGGGCCAATGCAAAGTCAAGATGCCATCAAAAAGTCCTTACATGCAGCAATAAGTACCAGCACTTCAGTTGGAGAGTCTACCTGGGCGTCTCAAGACACAATGCTGAACATTGGCACGAACATCAAAGACCCTCTCGTCAGTACTGGACTAACCATGGAGGAGAGCTACTGGAAGCTGATGACAACTTCCTTCAGTGAGCAGGTAGCTAAGATCAAAACCAAGTTCGGCGTCGACTTTAAAGAATCAGGCGTCAGCCAAGgcaaagtcaaagtcaaagcTTGCTACAAAAGCTCTGGAGGAAACGTGTCAATGGAGAGCCACGCTGTCAGAGCTCTCCTTCATCTGTACCAGAAGACCGCCACAGTCAACATGCCATCAAAAAGTCCTTAA
- the LOC141766204 gene encoding uncharacterized protein LOC141766204 isoform X1 has protein sequence MSGNDTEEPMDCSEGSDDQQPSTFLKSTEMPSGAPEDTEGHQRTPEDTEPLMTSSKKKDEEVQVALSVWWSKGVHPQKYKSELQKVLQIWFSNNKEFKGDCTVLDAKDGSAVVRLKPLPAASELQKLIGQTLTKKYKKVVKILSVSVTLLETQIPEDAPMNLPPSYVSEPQDEQVQLGEQSSAASTAGEETCSVPVAHFWYLNHIYKEEMNRIEKENGVKMEAEVKVTFQADRKDAGPQKALNEFISLVQKSLGESDGSLIPLKNVDPEEWKDVLKIAQTKENKLLLTVSSEEMTACGPMQSQDAIKKSLHAAISTSTSVGESTWASQDTKLNTSIKDPLVSTGLAMEESYWKLMTTSFSEQPLMTPSKNKDEVQVTLSVKWSEGVQLQKYKTELEKVLQSWANNNKEFDGDCTVLSVSEDVSAVVHFKPAPAVCVLQKLCGQTLTKKDKKVVTILSVSLTPLETQVPEDAPMNLPPSYVSEPQDEQVQLGQQSSAASTAGEDTCSVPVGLFWYANHIYKEEIKRIVKDNGVKMEAEVKVTFQADRKDAGPQKALSEFINLVQKCLGESDGSPIPLKNVDPKEWKDVLKIAQTKENKLLLTVSSEEMTACGPMQSQDAIKKSLHAAISTSTSVGESTWASQDTMLNIGTNIKDPLVSTGLTMEESYWKLMTTSFSEQVAKIKTKFGVDFKESGVSQGKVKVKACYKSSGGNVSMESHAVRALLHLYQKTATVNMPSKSP, from the exons ATGTCAGGCAATGATACAGAGGAGCCCATGGAC TGCTCTGAGGGCAGTGATGATCAGCAGCCTTCAACATTTCTCAAGTCTACTGAG atgccatcaggggcaccggaggacaccgaaggacaccagaggacaccagaggacacagag CCTCTGATGACTTCATCAAAGAAGAAAGATGAAGAAGTTCAAGTTGCTCTCTCAGTCTGGTGGTCAAAGGGAGTTCATCCGCAGAAATATAAATCAGAACTGCAGAAAGTTCTTCAGATTTGGTTCAGCAACAACAAAGAATTCAAAGGAGACTGCACAGTTTTAGATGCTAAAGATGGGAGCGCTGTGGTACGTCTCAAACCCTTGCCAG CCGCGAGTGAGCTTCAGAAACTGATTGGACAAACACTGACCAAGAAATATAAGAAAGTAGTCAAAATACTGTCTGTTAGTGTGACACTGCTGGAGACACAAATACCAGAGGATGCTCCTATGAACCTTCCTCCTTCATACGTGTCAGAGCCACAAGAT GAGCAAGTGCAACTGGGGGAGCAGAGTAGTGCAGCTTCCAcagcaggagaggagacatGTTCTGTCCCAGTGGCCCATTTCTGGTACTTGAACCACATCTACAAGGAGGAAATGAACCGTATAGAGAAAGAGAACGGAGTTAAAATGGAGGCAGAAGTAAAGGTGACATTTCAAGCCGACCGGAAAGATGCAGGCCCACAAAAAGCTCTCAACGAGTTCATTAGCCTTGTCCAGAAAAGCTTAGGTGAATCAGATGGCTCCCTTATTCCTCTCAAGAACGTAGATCCAGAAGAGTGGAAGGACGTGCTGAAAATCGCCCAGACGAAGGAGAACAAGCTTTTGCTTACTGTATCCTCTGAAGAAATGACCGCATGTGGGCCAATGCAGAGTCAAGATGCCATCAAAAAGTCCTTACATGCAGCAATAAGTACCAGCACTTCTGTTGGAGAGTCTACCTGGGCGTCTCAAGACACAAAGCTGAACACGAGCATCAAAGACCCTCTCGTCAGTACTGGACTTGCCATGGAGGAGAGCTACTGGAAGCTGATGACGACTTCCTTCAGTGAGCAG CCTCTGATGACTCCATCAAAGAACAAAGATGAAGTTCAAGTCACTCTCTCAGTCAAGTGGTCAGAGGGAGTTCAACTgcagaaatataaaacagaacTGGAGAAAGTTCTTCAGAGTTgggccaacaacaacaaagaattCGATGGAGACTGCACAGTTTTAAGTGTCTCGGAAGATGTGAGCGCTGTGGTCCATTTCAAACCCGCTCCAG ctgtgtgtgtgcttcagaAACTGTGTGGACAAACACTGACTAAGAAAGATAAGAAAGTAGTCACAATACTCTCTGTTAGTCTGACACCGCTGGAGACACAAGTACCAGAGGATGCTCCTATGAACCTTCCTCCTTCATACGTGTCGGAGCCTCAAGAT GAGCAAGTGCAACTGGGGCAGCAGAGTAGTGCAGCTTCCACAGCAGGAGAGGACACATGTTCTGTCCCAGTGGGCCTTTTCTGGTACGCGAACCACATCTACAAGGAGGAAATTAAGCGTATAGTGAAAGACAACGGAGTTAAAATGGAGGCAGAAGTAAAGGTGACATTTCAAGCTGACCGTAAAGATGCAGGCCCACAAAAAGCTCTCTCCGAGTTCATTAACCTTGTCCAGAAGTGCTTAGGTGAATCAGATGGCTCCCCTATTCCTCTCAAGAACGTAGATCCAAAAGAGTGGAAGGACGTGCTGAAAATCGCCCAGACGAAGGAGAACAAGCTTTTGCTTACTGTATCCTCTGAAGAAATGACCGCATGTGGGCCAATGCAAAGTCAAGATGCCATCAAAAAGTCCTTACATGCAGCAATAAGTACCAGCACTTCAGTTGGAGAGTCTACCTGGGCGTCTCAAGACACAATGCTGAACATTGGCACGAACATCAAAGACCCTCTCGTCAGTACTGGACTAACCATGGAGGAGAGCTACTGGAAGCTGATGACAACTTCCTTCAGTGAGCAGGTAGCTAAGATCAAAACCAAGTTCGGCGTCGACTTTAAAGAATCAGGCGTCAGCCAAGgcaaagtcaaagtcaaagcTTGCTACAAAAGCTCTGGAGGAAACGTGTCAATGGAGAGCCACGCTGTCAGAGCTCTCCTTCATCTGTACCAGAAGACCGCCACAGTCAACATGCCATCAAAAAGTCCTTAA
- the LOC141766204 gene encoding uncharacterized protein LOC141766204 isoform X6, whose product MTSSKKKDEEVQVALSVWWSKGVHPQKYKSELQKVLQIWFSNNKEFKGDCTVLDAKDGSAVVRLKPLPAASELQKLIGQTLTKKYKKVVKILSVSVTLLETQIPEDAPMNLPPSYVSEPQDEQVQLGEQSSAASTAGEETCSVPVAHFWYLNHIYKEEMNRIEKENGVKMEAEVKVTFQADRKDAGPQKALNEFISLVQKSLGESDGSLIPLKNVDPEEWKDVLKIAQTKENKLLLTVSSEEMTACGPMQSQDAIKKSLHAAISTSTSVGESTWASQDTKLNTSIKDPLVSTGLAMEESYWKLMTTSFSEQNKDEVQVTLSVKWSEGVQLQKYKTELEKVLQSWANNNKEFDGDCTVLSVSEDVSAVVHFKPAPAVCVLQKLCGQTLTKKDKKVVTILSVSLTPLETQVPEDAPMNLPPSYVSEPQDEQVQLGQQSSAASTAGEDTCSVPVGLFWYANHIYKEEIKRIVKDNGVKMEAEVKVTFQADRKDAGPQKALSEFINLVQKCLGESDGSPIPLKNVDPKEWKDVLKIAQTKENKLLLTVSSEEMTACGPMQSQDAIKKSLHAAISTSTSVGESTWASQDTMLNIGTNIKDPLVSTGLTMEESYWKLMTTSFSEQVAKIKTKFGVDFKESGVSQGKVKVKACYKSSGGNVSMESHAVRALLHLYQKTATVNMPSKSP is encoded by the exons ATGACTTCATCAAAGAAGAAAGATGAAGAAGTTCAAGTTGCTCTCTCAGTCTGGTGGTCAAAGGGAGTTCATCCGCAGAAATATAAATCAGAACTGCAGAAAGTTCTTCAGATTTGGTTCAGCAACAACAAAGAATTCAAAGGAGACTGCACAGTTTTAGATGCTAAAGATGGGAGCGCTGTGGTACGTCTCAAACCCTTGCCAG CCGCGAGTGAGCTTCAGAAACTGATTGGACAAACACTGACCAAGAAATATAAGAAAGTAGTCAAAATACTGTCTGTTAGTGTGACACTGCTGGAGACACAAATACCAGAGGATGCTCCTATGAACCTTCCTCCTTCATACGTGTCAGAGCCACAAGAT GAGCAAGTGCAACTGGGGGAGCAGAGTAGTGCAGCTTCCAcagcaggagaggagacatGTTCTGTCCCAGTGGCCCATTTCTGGTACTTGAACCACATCTACAAGGAGGAAATGAACCGTATAGAGAAAGAGAACGGAGTTAAAATGGAGGCAGAAGTAAAGGTGACATTTCAAGCCGACCGGAAAGATGCAGGCCCACAAAAAGCTCTCAACGAGTTCATTAGCCTTGTCCAGAAAAGCTTAGGTGAATCAGATGGCTCCCTTATTCCTCTCAAGAACGTAGATCCAGAAGAGTGGAAGGACGTGCTGAAAATCGCCCAGACGAAGGAGAACAAGCTTTTGCTTACTGTATCCTCTGAAGAAATGACCGCATGTGGGCCAATGCAGAGTCAAGATGCCATCAAAAAGTCCTTACATGCAGCAATAAGTACCAGCACTTCTGTTGGAGAGTCTACCTGGGCGTCTCAAGACACAAAGCTGAACACGAGCATCAAAGACCCTCTCGTCAGTACTGGACTTGCCATGGAGGAGAGCTACTGGAAGCTGATGACGACTTCCTTCAGTGAGCAG AACAAAGATGAAGTTCAAGTCACTCTCTCAGTCAAGTGGTCAGAGGGAGTTCAACTgcagaaatataaaacagaacTGGAGAAAGTTCTTCAGAGTTgggccaacaacaacaaagaattCGATGGAGACTGCACAGTTTTAAGTGTCTCGGAAGATGTGAGCGCTGTGGTCCATTTCAAACCCGCTCCAG ctgtgtgtgtgcttcagaAACTGTGTGGACAAACACTGACTAAGAAAGATAAGAAAGTAGTCACAATACTCTCTGTTAGTCTGACACCGCTGGAGACACAAGTACCAGAGGATGCTCCTATGAACCTTCCTCCTTCATACGTGTCGGAGCCTCAAGAT GAGCAAGTGCAACTGGGGCAGCAGAGTAGTGCAGCTTCCACAGCAGGAGAGGACACATGTTCTGTCCCAGTGGGCCTTTTCTGGTACGCGAACCACATCTACAAGGAGGAAATTAAGCGTATAGTGAAAGACAACGGAGTTAAAATGGAGGCAGAAGTAAAGGTGACATTTCAAGCTGACCGTAAAGATGCAGGCCCACAAAAAGCTCTCTCCGAGTTCATTAACCTTGTCCAGAAGTGCTTAGGTGAATCAGATGGCTCCCCTATTCCTCTCAAGAACGTAGATCCAAAAGAGTGGAAGGACGTGCTGAAAATCGCCCAGACGAAGGAGAACAAGCTTTTGCTTACTGTATCCTCTGAAGAAATGACCGCATGTGGGCCAATGCAAAGTCAAGATGCCATCAAAAAGTCCTTACATGCAGCAATAAGTACCAGCACTTCAGTTGGAGAGTCTACCTGGGCGTCTCAAGACACAATGCTGAACATTGGCACGAACATCAAAGACCCTCTCGTCAGTACTGGACTAACCATGGAGGAGAGCTACTGGAAGCTGATGACAACTTCCTTCAGTGAGCAGGTAGCTAAGATCAAAACCAAGTTCGGCGTCGACTTTAAAGAATCAGGCGTCAGCCAAGgcaaagtcaaagtcaaagcTTGCTACAAAAGCTCTGGAGGAAACGTGTCAATGGAGAGCCACGCTGTCAGAGCTCTCCTTCATCTGTACCAGAAGACCGCCACAGTCAACATGCCATCAAAAAGTCCTTAA